Proteins co-encoded in one Brassica rapa cultivar Chiifu-401-42 chromosome A02, CAAS_Brap_v3.01, whole genome shotgun sequence genomic window:
- the LOC103850473 gene encoding LOW QUALITY PROTEIN: uncharacterized protein LOC103850473 (The sequence of the model RefSeq protein was modified relative to this genomic sequence to represent the inferred CDS: inserted 1 base in 1 codon) produces MMISRRPVSSPGQVEKYPPPFMGFLKSNSNGGSRSRSRSKGRSRASPLFVRRNKSAAAAVSQEPSSPKVTCMGQVRVKRSKPKIQPESRENPTRKRCEWIRNGLAGKIKTSSFWPKWKLFTFPCSRRKEKDSPVNQFNRPVTESSVEVAELNEDEEEENFKIPKLITSPASSATPPINALLLTRSRSAPYSSSSLAFRFWEENNEREAESRIERERNVRSEVAVGATGKMNGVNEPEANIGGDELGIVRRRELTRSKSAPARIGEKMXVLLDEEEG; encoded by the exons ATGATGATTTCCCGGAGACCCGTTTCGAGTCCGGGTCAAGTCGAGAAGTATCCGCCGCCTTTCATGGGGTTCTTGAAGAGCAACAGCAACGGCGGGAGCAGAAGCAGAAGCCGAAGCAAAGGAAGGTCCCGCGCGAGCCCTCTCTTCGTTCGCCGGAACAAATCCGCGGCAGCCGCGGTGAGTCAAGAGCCATCGTCTCCGAAAGTCACTTGCATGGGTCAGGTCCGAGTCAAGCGATCGAAGCCCAAAATTCAACCCGAGTCTCGCGAAAACCCGACCCGAAAACGATGCGAGTGGATCCGCAACGGTCTCGCTGGGAAAATCAAAACGTCGTCGTTTTGGCCGAAATGGAAACTGTTCACGTTTCCGTGTTCTCGCCGGAAAGAGAAAGATTCTCCGGTAAATCAATTTAATCGTCCGGTGACGGAATCATCTGTAGAAGTTGCAGAGCTAAACGAAGACGAGGAggaagaaaatttcaaaatcccTAAATTAATCACGTCGCCGGCTTCCTCCGCCACGCCGCCGATAAACGCTCTTTTGCTGACCAGAAGCAGATCCGCGCCGTACAGTTCGTCTTCGCTGGCTTTCAGATTCTGGGAAGAAAACAACGAGCGAGAAGCAGAATCGCGAATCGAGAGAGAGCGAAATGTTAGATCGGAAGTTGCCGTCGGAGCCACCGGGAAAATGAACGGGGTTAACGAGCCGGAAGCGAACATTGGCGGGGATGAGTTAGGGATTGTGCGGCGGCGGGAGCTGACAAGGAGCAAATCGGCCCCGGCGAGGATCGGGGAGAAGA GTGTGCTtctggatgaagaagaaggttag